A genomic segment from Chitinophagaceae bacterium encodes:
- a CDS encoding MBL fold metallo-hydrolase, translated as MYIQQLYTGCLSEAAYYIESEGVAAIIDPLRDTNLYLEMARERNAQIKYIFETHFHADFVSGHIDLAHETGATIVFGPGAVTAYKTYNAKDGEVFNLGKITIEVLHTPGHTLESCCYLLKDESGKNHTIFTGDTLFVGDVGRPDLSSGNMSSEELAAVLYATIQSKILPLEDHIIVYPAHGPGSSCGKNLGPNTFSTIGEEKKSNYALQPQTAEQFIKTITSGLQEAPVYFAVNAKINQKGYDKLEDVKMRGMLALDINSFKAKATEGSIILDTRNATEFTQGFIPGSVFIGLEGRFAEWAGSLLPFDKNIILVTTEGKEEESVVRLARVGFNKMDGFLHNGFPTWKDAGEPIDMIIDVEADELAMDIPHDPNLCIVDVRRETEFGNGHIKGAINLPLHEITDPAQLANFEDSQNLYIHCAGGYRSVISASIFKKQGLHNLRNVLGGWEKIAQQQNIVKETDKTVLN; from the coding sequence ATGTATATTCAACAACTCTATACAGGGTGCCTTAGCGAAGCTGCTTATTATATTGAGAGCGAAGGAGTAGCGGCTATAATTGATCCCTTAAGGGATACAAACCTGTATTTGGAAATGGCCAGGGAGCGTAATGCCCAAATTAAATACATTTTTGAAACGCATTTTCATGCCGACTTTGTAAGTGGCCATATTGACCTTGCCCATGAAACTGGTGCTACTATTGTATTTGGCCCGGGAGCAGTAACGGCTTATAAAACCTATAATGCAAAAGACGGCGAAGTTTTTAACCTTGGAAAAATAACTATTGAAGTTTTACACACGCCTGGCCATACTTTGGAAAGTTGTTGCTATTTATTAAAAGATGAAAGCGGGAAAAACCATACAATTTTTACCGGCGATACTTTATTTGTAGGAGACGTAGGCAGGCCCGATTTAAGCAGTGGAAATATGAGCAGCGAAGAACTTGCTGCGGTACTGTATGCAACGATACAGTCTAAAATTTTACCCCTGGAAGACCACATTATTGTGTACCCTGCACATGGGCCTGGAAGCAGCTGTGGTAAAAACCTTGGTCCCAACACTTTTAGTACTATTGGGGAAGAAAAGAAATCCAATTATGCGCTGCAGCCGCAAACTGCAGAACAATTTATTAAAACCATTACCAGCGGCTTACAGGAGGCACCCGTATATTTTGCAGTTAATGCAAAAATTAATCAAAAGGGTTATGATAAACTGGAAGATGTAAAAATGCGGGGAATGTTGGCTTTAGATATTAACAGCTTTAAGGCAAAGGCAACAGAAGGAAGTATTATACTCGATACACGGAATGCTACAGAATTTACACAGGGTTTTATTCCCGGATCGGTATTTATTGGCCTCGAAGGCAGGTTTGCCGAATGGGCAGGGAGCCTTTTACCTTTTGATAAAAATATAATACTGGTAACCACGGAGGGCAAGGAAGAAGAATCGGTGGTAAGGCTTGCCAGGGTTGGGTTTAATAAAATGGATGGATTTTTGCACAATGGGTTTCCCACATGGAAAGATGCCGGTGAACCCATTGATATGATAATAGATGTAGAAGCCGATGAACTGGCAATGGATATACCGCACGACCCCAATTTATGTATTGTAGATGTTCGTAGGGAAACTGAATTTGGCAATGGCCATATAAAAGGAGCTATTAACCTTCCGCTGCATGAAATAACCGACCCTGCACAACTGGCAAATTTTGAGGATTCCCAAAATTTATACATCCATTGCGCCGGTGGATACAGGAGCGTTATTTCAGCTTCTATTTTTAAAAAACAAGGTCTTCATAATTTAAGAAATGTACTGGGTGGTTGGGAAAAAATTGCACAACAGCAAAACATAGTTAAGGAAACAGATAAAACCGTTTTAAATTAG
- the tsaB gene encoding tRNA (adenosine(37)-N6)-threonylcarbamoyltransferase complex dimerization subunit type 1 TsaB: MSLILNIDTSEQIATVSIAENGLIFALQKNETQNKHAAFLHTAIKSLLDNLPNQKINAVAVVAGPGSYTGLRVGMSAAKGLCYALNLPLITINSLAMIGHAAVKHSTEKDAYLCPMIDARRMEVFTALYSPSLKEIIAPKAEIINEGFLNYIMNFANKVFFMGTGAIKISKIFPNSKYHITDPTEHFPSSMAMLSYSNFYERKFASLALSEPFYIKDFYGK, translated from the coding sequence ATGAGCCTCATCCTCAATATTGATACTTCAGAACAAATAGCTACTGTTTCCATTGCAGAAAATGGACTAATCTTTGCTTTACAAAAAAATGAAACCCAAAACAAGCATGCTGCATTTTTACATACAGCAATAAAATCACTCCTTGATAATTTACCTAACCAAAAAATTAATGCCGTAGCAGTTGTTGCCGGGCCAGGCTCTTACACCGGCTTAAGGGTGGGAATGAGCGCTGCAAAAGGGTTATGTTATGCATTAAACTTACCACTCATTACCATTAACTCATTAGCTATGATTGGACATGCAGCAGTAAAACATTCAACAGAAAAGGATGCTTATTTATGTCCCATGATAGATGCAAGGAGAATGGAGGTTTTTACTGCTCTATACAGCCCTTCACTTAAAGAAATAATTGCTCCCAAAGCTGAAATAATCAATGAAGGATTTTTAAATTACATTATGAATTTCGCTAATAAAGTATTTTTTATGGGCACCGGGGCAATCAAAATTTCAAAAATTTTCCCAAATAGTAAATATCATATTACCGACCCAACAGAACATTTTCCGTCATCAATGGCAATGCTTTCATATTCAAATTTTTATGAGCGCAAATTTGCTAGCCTGGCTTTATCAGAGCCATTTTATATTAAGGATTTCTACGGAAAATAA
- a CDS encoding helix-turn-helix transcriptional regulator gives MKTSLSNELSNREIEILALVSMGLFDQEIAKQNFLSPHTVRQHLKNIYKKIGVRNRVEASLKYLFFFQPVSIYGTA, from the coding sequence ATGAAAACCTCATTGAGTAACGAACTTAGCAACAGGGAAATTGAAATTCTTGCCCTGGTAAGTATGGGTTTATTTGACCAGGAGATTGCCAAACAAAATTTTCTTTCTCCCCATACAGTAAGGCAGCACCTGAAAAATATTTATAAAAAAATTGGTGTAAGAAACAGAGTTGAAGCTTCGCTGAAATATCTTTTCTTTTTTCAGCCGGTAAGCATTTATGGTACAGCGTAA
- a CDS encoding helix-turn-helix transcriptional regulator has protein sequence MTVTTHLQEPENTLVNVNSEALKINYHNLKKAALVLRALNHKLRQQILHLIETEKKITVTEIYIKMRLEQSVASQHLAILRKAGFVNTERDGKFIYYTVNYKRVEQVGDIVEQLVA, from the coding sequence ATGACGGTTACCACTCATTTACAAGAACCTGAGAATACGTTGGTTAACGTAAACTCAGAGGCATTAAAAATTAATTACCACAACTTAAAAAAGGCTGCATTGGTATTGCGTGCCCTTAACCACAAATTAAGGCAACAGATTTTACATTTGATAGAAACGGAGAAGAAAATTACCGTTACAGAGATTTATATAAAAATGCGCCTTGAGCAATCCGTTGCTTCTCAGCATTTAGCAATTCTGCGTAAAGCCGGTTTTGTAAATACAGAAAGAGATGGAAAATTTATTTACTACACTGTAAATTATAAAAGAGTTGAACAAGTTGGGGATATAGTTGAGCAACTTGTTGCTTAA